The sequence CGTACGGCAGGTCTGGCGCCTACCTCTCGTATTTATAACAATAATCCGGACGGGAGTCTATCCGACGAGTATCAGCCGGGTACCTATGTAGGTTTTGGTAATCCGCTTTACTATCGCGATAAATTTGTTCGTTCCAACATTGAGCAGCGTCTTACAGGGTCGGTTCAATTGGATTATAAGTTTTTAAATGACTTTACAGCAACGCTTCGGGGTAGCCACTTTGCAATTAATAACTCTAATGAGTCGTTTAATAAAGCATACCTTAGTTCGGGCCGATTAAATACGGATAGAAGATCTGCTGTTTCACATCAAAGGACAATGCGAAATCAGGTTACTGGATTGTTGAGTTATAGAAAACGATTCAATGATGTACATAATGTAAATGCACTTGTTGGGGTAGAGTATTTCAGAGAGAATACATTTAGCATGAACGCGGCAACCCGTCTTTCGCCAACGGATTTAATTTATACCATGAATGTGGGGTCTGAAGCTTCAGGTATTCCATATTCATTTAGATCGGGCTATGAGATCGCTTCTTTTTTTGGTCAAGTAAATTACGATTATGACTATAAGTATCTGTTGGGTTTAACTTTCCGCCGCGATGGAGCCACCCGATTGGGGAACAATAAATATGATTTTTTTCCCGGTGTGTCCATAGGTTGGAATATACATAACGAAGATTTCTTTAGAGACTCTAATGTGAGTTCTATTGTAAACAGCATTAAACCTCGCCTCAGCTATGGTGTAAACGGTAATATTGAAATACTATCTAACTTTGGGGTGTTCGGAACTTATGCAACCACAACAGTATACGATACGCAATCGGGTTATGTGAACAACAGGTTACCATTGCTCGATTTAAAATGGGAGCGTTCCACAACTTTTAATATGGGATTGGATATTGGCTTTTTAGACAGTCGTATTACCCTTATGGCCGACTATTTTGTCAGAGATGTTAAAGATAAACTGGCTAATTTAACGCTACCGCTTTGGACAGGATTCTCCGGGATAACAACCAATAACGGAACCCTACGGAATAAAGGATTGGAGCTGCAGTTGAATGCCGATGTAGTAAAAACGGATGCACTAACCTGGAATATGGGGCTTACCTATTATTCAGTACGTAATTTTGCCAAAGAGCTACCCTTTAATGATGTGGAGAAGAATAGGCAAGGTGGAACGGAGATCTATGATCCTGCTACCGGCGATACCAAGTATGTCGGTGGTTTGCAAGAAGGAGAACGCGTAGGGTACGACGTGGTTACTGCCTATGTATTCGATGGGGTTTATCAAACACAAGCCGATATCGACGAACATGCCGGCAGGGTAGTTGAGTTTGCTACCCAAAAGGATACACGCTTCCTGGGGGATGCACGCTGGAAAGACTTGAATGGCGACGGTGTGATAAATTACCTGGATAGGAAAGTAATAGGTAGGGTAACACCTGATTTTACCGGTGGTATAACCTCCGATTTAACTTATAAAAACTTTAACCTTTTTGTTAAAACCGATTTTGCTGTAGGTCATTATATTATCAATGGCCGCAGGGTTAAAGGTATTGCCCAAACGCAGGGTAACCAGAACGGGCCGCTCGAAATCAGAGACTCGTGGACAGCTGACAACCCAACATCTAATATTCCGATTTTTACTTTGGTGGATAGGCAAAGAAACCACCTGGCAGCGGGAGGAGACCAAGGCTCCCTTTCGAGTAGTAGTTCAAGAATGTGGGAGAAAGGTGACTATTTTGCCTTAAGGGAAGTAACCCTAAGCTATAACCTTAGTGGAAAAGTTGCCAACGATGCTTTCCGTAATGTAAGATTGTATTTGACGGGAACTAATCTGGCCTACTTCAATGGATTCTCCGGAAGTTCGCCTGAAGCTCCGAGTGGTGGAATAGATTACGGAAGATTCCCATTGCCACGGACCTTAACCTTGGGTGTGAATGTTACCTTTTAATCATAAAATACTGAAAAGATGAAGAAAATAAAATATATCATATTATTTTTGGCTGTCACATTGCTTGGCTCGTGCGAGCTGGATATGCAGCCTGAAAGCGAATTGACCTATAATGGCTTCTGGGATACCGAAGAGGCGGCCAGGGCAGCCCACATCGGGATAGTTTCCAAGTATCGCGATTATGCCTATACATTGTGGCGGATGGGAGAAATTAGATCCGACGTTTGGGGCGGTAACACCATTGAATCGCCATCAGAAGTTGATTTAATCAACAACAATATTAGTGCAACAAATGTACCCTTTGGTAACTGGGCTAATTTTTACGGATTGATACATTATATCAATGATTTTTTAAAGAATGCCCCTAACGTAGCCTTTAAAAACGAAGGCGATTTAAATCACTTGTTAGGACAGGTATATGGTATGCGTGCCCATGTTTATTATACGATGCTTAGGGCATGGGGCGATGTACCTATTAATACGGAGCCGCTATTGGAAGTGAACCTGGAAACATTAAAAAAACCGCGCTCACCTAAAAGTGAAGTAATGGCTCAGGTTAAAGCAGATATTGCAAAATCACTGGAATACTTTGGTACGGATAATAGCATGTGGAACGAGAAAAACGTTTATTGGTCAAAACCAGCTACCTTAGCTTTAAAAGGTGATGCTTACCTATGGTCGGGAAAAGTATTGGGAGGCGGAAATGCCGATTTTACTGAAGCGAAAACTGCATTGAATGATGTGAGTGGTCATGCCTTGGTGCCTTACAATGAACTATGGGGGCAAGGGAATGAATTTAACAATGAGTTTATCTTTGCCTTTGATTATCAGCAGGATCAGGCCGATAATTTTTACGGTTCGTTTACGGCCAGAGCAGTTGATATTGCACCTTTAAGTGATGCTGCAGGTCAACCTTTAGGGGATTTGGTTGTGAATGGTGCCAGTAGGTTTGGGCCAACAGATAAAACAAATATTTTATTGGATGATATGGACGACCAAAGAAGCAACACATTTATTAAAATGTACACCGATGGTGCCGTGCATATTCCTTTTGTACCTGGTGAAGCAAGTTATAGCGGAGCTATACTTAAAAAGTTTTTGGGCATTATTGGCGATGACGGTTCAAGGTTTAACCACAATAACGTGCCCCTGTATCGTTATGCCGATGTGCTGCTTATGTTGGCCGAAGCAAAAAACAACCTGGGCGAAGATCCATCCGCTGAGATAAACGAAGTACGGGAACGCGCTTACGGCGATAATTTCAGTGGTAATGAATATGTCAATGCCTCACAAGAGGAAAATACCAAAGCCATCCTGGAGGAGCGATACAAGGAATTTATTGGCGAAGGAAAACGCTGGTGGGATTTGGTAAGAGCAGGCGACGGTATTGTTTTTGACGAGCTTGACGCACTTAGTGGGGCTGAAGCTTACAAAATTTATTATCCTATATCAGAAAGTATGTTGGCCAATGATGACCAGCTGGTACAAACAGAAGGTTACTAAGCTATTAAAATTAGGTAATAAGTTTTTTGTTTATTACTTATTATAAGCCATCTGAGTTGGATGTTAAATGTGTAACTTTATTGGCTTATCTCATTCCAATCTATTCGGCCTTCCCTTTTTGGGGAGGCCGAATAACTTATTTTTAAAAATACATATTATGCGATTATCCTTTCTATCCCTTTTAATCTTAAGCCTGTTGCTGGGGGCATGTACCGCAAGCAAAACGCTCGACGACAGTAAAGAACTAACGGTGCAAACCCTGCGGGTTCCCGTGCTGGTCGAAAAAAGCGAAAACAAACTTTTAGAGTTCAACATCCAAAGCGATAGCGTTGCCGCCTTGAATGCTGTAAAGATATCTTTTGCCGGGGCAACCCCCCTGGGACAGTTAAAAGAGCTAACGCTTTTATACCATGATGGGGAGCAGAAACAGGCATTTGGCAAAGCCGTTGTCAATAATCAAGCAATAATCATAAATGGTACACAGGCCTTAAAAAACGGCGACAATAAATTTAGCCTTTCGCTGAGCGTTAACAGCGACATCAGCATAAGCGAAAAAATATTCATCAAAAATATCGAATGTCATTTCGACAACGAAAAAATGGTAAGCCAATCCTTTACCGATGATAACGCCACATGGCGATTGGGCAATGTAACACGCGCCGCCGGACAGGATAACTGCGATACCTACCGCATACCCGGTCTCGTAACTACAAGTGCGGGTACATTGATAGCTGTGTATGATAACCGCTACAACAACAGTAAGGACTTGCAGGAAGATATTGACATTGGCATGAGCCGTAGCACGGATGGTGGCCAAACCTGGCAGCCCATGCAGGTGATTATGGATATGGGCGAATGGGGAGGTAGATCCGAGAGGCTTAACGGAATAACCGACCCCAGTGTATTATACGATCATACCACCAATACCTTATGGGTAGCCGCCTTGTGGCTCAGTGGATACGACCATAATCAAATGGCCTGGTGGGCTTCTCAGCCGGGTATGAAACCTGACGTAACGGGGCAGTTTATGATTGCTAAAAGCACAGATGACGGCCTTACCTGGTCTGATCCTATAAATATTACGGAGCAAATAAAAGATCCGGCCTGGCAATTGTTGCTGCAAGGGCCTGGTCGGGGTATCACCCTGGAAGATGGTACGCTGGTGTTTCCGGCACAGTTTAAAGCCGATATTGGCGAGAAAGCCTTAGACGGTGGACAATATACTTGTCATTCCACCATCGTGTACAGTAAGGATCAGGGGCAAACATGGACCATAGGCACAGGTGCCAAATCCAACACCACCGAAGCGCAGGTAGCCACCCTGAGTGATGGTACCCTGATGCTGAACATGCGTGACGACCGCAACCGCAAAGATAAATCAGAAACCAACGGAAGAGCCGTGGCCACAACAAAGGACTTGGGGAAAACCTGGCAGATACATCCTTCATCCAATAGTGCTCTGCCCGAACCCAACTGTATGGCCGGCTTTATCAGTGCGCCTGTAAAAATTGACGGTAAAACACAGCATGTGCTGTTTTTCTCCAATCCCAATAATAAAAAGCACCGGACCAACATGACCATTAAAGCCAGCCTGGACGATGGCATGACTTGGCCCTATGAGCTGGAGCTAAACCAAACCGGCGGTTTTGGGTATTCCTGTCTTACTATGGTTGATGATAATACGGTAGGAATCCTGTACGAGGGTGTAAAGGAGCTGTTTTTCCAGAAAGTACCCGTCACGGATATTATTAACGACATCAAATAAGATGCGTGTTAAAAACTGTCATGCTATTAGTACTCGGGATAAATACCGTGTGCTAATAGCATGACAAATTTAGTTCCCGGCCCAGCGGCAGGCAGGTAAGCGATATATAAATTTTCGAATTTATCAGTCAAATGCATCTTAAAAGACATGGTTGAAGGATAATGGTCGTTATTATTATGCAACACGTTTAATGGGATCGGGCAGTGCGAATAGTCATCTGTTTTAATTTAATACAATAAAAATTGCTCCATTGAAAAACCTGATTTTTTTATTACCCCTCTTCATATCACTTCCCTTGTTGGCGCAGTATAATGCTCAATTTGAAGAAGGACTAAAGGAAACGCACGACCTGTTTAACGCTTCAACAAACCCCGAAGTGTCCTGTTACAGAATACCAACCATTGTTACGGCACCCAACGGCGATTTAATTTGTGCCATGGACGAACGGGTGCCCTCGTGTAACGACCTAAATAGGAATAAAGATATCAACATTGTTGTAAGGCGTAGCAAAGACAACGGAAAGACGTGGAGTAAAATGGAAACCATAGTTGACTTTCCGTTGGGTAAATCCGCCTCCGACCCTTCCATGATCGTGGATGAGGTGACCGGGGAAATCTTCCTTTTCTATAACTGTATGGATTTGGACAAAGAAAGGGATGTGTATTATATGCACGTGTCAAAAAGTACCGACAATGGTAAAACATGGAGTAAGCCGGAGGATATTACCTCGCAGATAGCCAAGCCCGGTTGGCACAAAGATTTTAAATTTATTACTTCGGGCAGAGGTATCCAAACCCGCGACGGACGACTGTTGCATTGCATGGTCAACCTAAACAGCGGACTGCATGTGTTTGGTAGCGACGATCATGGCCAATCCTGGTTTTTTATCGATACCCCTATCAAACCGGCCAACGAATCAAAAATAGTGGAGCTGGCAGACGGACGATGGATGATCAACAGCAGGGTAAACGGAAAAGGCATGAGGTATGTACATGTTTCGTCCGACCAGGGTACTACATGGGAATCGCGAGCTGAACCGGCATTGGTTGATCCGGGATGCAATGCGAGCATAATACGCTACACGGCTATTGAGGATGGCTACCAGAAAAATCGTTTGCTT comes from Saccharicrinis carchari and encodes:
- a CDS encoding RagB/SusD family nutrient uptake outer membrane protein, with the translated sequence MKKIKYIILFLAVTLLGSCELDMQPESELTYNGFWDTEEAARAAHIGIVSKYRDYAYTLWRMGEIRSDVWGGNTIESPSEVDLINNNISATNVPFGNWANFYGLIHYINDFLKNAPNVAFKNEGDLNHLLGQVYGMRAHVYYTMLRAWGDVPINTEPLLEVNLETLKKPRSPKSEVMAQVKADIAKSLEYFGTDNSMWNEKNVYWSKPATLALKGDAYLWSGKVLGGGNADFTEAKTALNDVSGHALVPYNELWGQGNEFNNEFIFAFDYQQDQADNFYGSFTARAVDIAPLSDAAGQPLGDLVVNGASRFGPTDKTNILLDDMDDQRSNTFIKMYTDGAVHIPFVPGEASYSGAILKKFLGIIGDDGSRFNHNNVPLYRYADVLLMLAEAKNNLGEDPSAEINEVRERAYGDNFSGNEYVNASQEENTKAILEERYKEFIGEGKRWWDLVRAGDGIVFDELDALSGAEAYKIYYPISESMLANDDQLVQTEGY
- a CDS encoding sialidase family protein gives rise to the protein MRLSFLSLLILSLLLGACTASKTLDDSKELTVQTLRVPVLVEKSENKLLEFNIQSDSVAALNAVKISFAGATPLGQLKELTLLYHDGEQKQAFGKAVVNNQAIIINGTQALKNGDNKFSLSLSVNSDISISEKIFIKNIECHFDNEKMVSQSFTDDNATWRLGNVTRAAGQDNCDTYRIPGLVTTSAGTLIAVYDNRYNNSKDLQEDIDIGMSRSTDGGQTWQPMQVIMDMGEWGGRSERLNGITDPSVLYDHTTNTLWVAALWLSGYDHNQMAWWASQPGMKPDVTGQFMIAKSTDDGLTWSDPINITEQIKDPAWQLLLQGPGRGITLEDGTLVFPAQFKADIGEKALDGGQYTCHSTIVYSKDQGQTWTIGTGAKSNTTEAQVATLSDGTLMLNMRDDRNRKDKSETNGRAVATTKDLGKTWQIHPSSNSALPEPNCMAGFISAPVKIDGKTQHVLFFSNPNNKKHRTNMTIKASLDDGMTWPYELELNQTGGFGYSCLTMVDDNTVGILYEGVKELFFQKVPVTDIINDIK
- a CDS encoding SusC/RagA family TonB-linked outer membrane protein — protein: MKMRLLKKRISFILLLPWLIGSGLIAQSLITGTVIDQTGEPIPGVTVLVKGTTSGTITDFDGNYSINASPEETLVFSFIGFTSQEVLVGDQQKINVVLQEELKRLEEVVVTGYSTQSRAEMTTSIAKLDTKVLESAPRSNAATALQGTIAGLQVTQTTGQPGSTPTLVVRGGTDFDGSGSPLILIDGVPGSFYALNSDDIESMEVLKDAASTAIYGARAANGVILVTTKKGKSGKSNITFRSKFTTNYRRDDPMEYLGAADYIKFNRLGVRAAQDVMGYAWLDQFVTGAHAAATGNNTTNSIYTTMVLSDANRYLLDYEGWQTMEDPINPGSTLIYQENKMNELFYQDSNAQDYSLSFDGGNDKGTYYLGLGMLDDEGLVFGSAFKRYSGTFNASYKLSDNFKVSSNIIYAHSNRNLPFDTDYNLFQRTAGLAPTSRIYNNNPDGSLSDEYQPGTYVGFGNPLYYRDKFVRSNIEQRLTGSVQLDYKFLNDFTATLRGSHFAINNSNESFNKAYLSSGRLNTDRRSAVSHQRTMRNQVTGLLSYRKRFNDVHNVNALVGVEYFRENTFSMNAATRLSPTDLIYTMNVGSEASGIPYSFRSGYEIASFFGQVNYDYDYKYLLGLTFRRDGATRLGNNKYDFFPGVSIGWNIHNEDFFRDSNVSSIVNSIKPRLSYGVNGNIEILSNFGVFGTYATTTVYDTQSGYVNNRLPLLDLKWERSTTFNMGLDIGFLDSRITLMADYFVRDVKDKLANLTLPLWTGFSGITTNNGTLRNKGLELQLNADVVKTDALTWNMGLTYYSVRNFAKELPFNDVEKNRQGGTEIYDPATGDTKYVGGLQEGERVGYDVVTAYVFDGVYQTQADIDEHAGRVVEFATQKDTRFLGDARWKDLNGDGVINYLDRKVIGRVTPDFTGGITSDLTYKNFNLFVKTDFAVGHYIINGRRVKGIAQTQGNQNGPLEIRDSWTADNPTSNIPIFTLVDRQRNHLAAGGDQGSLSSSSSRMWEKGDYFALREVTLSYNLSGKVANDAFRNVRLYLTGTNLAYFNGFSGSSPEAPSGGIDYGRFPLPRTLTLGVNVTF
- a CDS encoding sialidase family protein; protein product: MKNLIFLLPLFISLPLLAQYNAQFEEGLKETHDLFNASTNPEVSCYRIPTIVTAPNGDLICAMDERVPSCNDLNRNKDINIVVRRSKDNGKTWSKMETIVDFPLGKSASDPSMIVDEVTGEIFLFYNCMDLDKERDVYYMHVSKSTDNGKTWSKPEDITSQIAKPGWHKDFKFITSGRGIQTRDGRLLHCMVNLNSGLHVFGSDDHGQSWFFIDTPIKPANESKIVELADGRWMINSRVNGKGMRYVHVSSDQGTTWESRAEPALVDPGCNASIIRYTAIEDGYQKNRLLFANAKKKKGRKKMTVRISYDEGLTWSKGKTIYKKGSAYSSLTKLKNGDIGLFFEKDGYKENPFVSFSLEWLTDGKDTYKKPKRDQ